One genomic segment of Arachis duranensis cultivar V14167 chromosome 4, aradu.V14167.gnm2.J7QH, whole genome shotgun sequence includes these proteins:
- the LOC107486213 gene encoding protein MAIN-LIKE 2-like: MSKGIGECAVTLEDVALILGLPTDGLPVTGMTLSSFEALEAECLHQFGVAPRKSECRGSCIKLSWLRDLKENLPLTDEVGIQRYVKCHIMLLIGTILFGDKSGAAGVHWKFLPLLREFGSIIQYSWGSACLAHLYRALCRASRVDCKGIDGPLTLLLGWAWMRLPYLSPVPREPRSFPLANRWRNWERGDRRYRYMKLADFRKAFDEL; encoded by the exons ATGTCAAAAGGCATTGGTGAATGTGCCGTCACTCTTGAAGACGTTGCTCTAATACTTGGTCTTCCAACGGACGGACTTCCAGTTACAGGGATGACATTGAGTAGTTTCGAAGCGTTGGAGGCTGAGTGTTTGCATCAATTCGGAGTTGCACCGCGTAAGTCGGAGTGTAGAGGCAGTTGCATTAAATTGAGTTGGCTTCGGGACCTTAAAGAAAATTTACCCTTGACTGATGAAGTTGGTATACAGAGGTATGTCAAATGCCACATTATGTTGCTTATCGGGACGATCTTGTTTGGGGATAAATCAGGTGCAGCAGGTGTGCACTGGAAGTTTCTTCCATTGCTACGTGAATTTGGTAGTATTATACAATACAGTTGGGGATCTGCATGCCTAGCACACCTCTATAGGGCATTATGCCGGGCATCTCGAGTTGACTGTAAAGGCATAGATGGCCCACTAACACTTCTTCTCGGTTGGGCTTGGATGCGGCTCCCATATCTATCGCCGGTTCCTAGGGAGCCCCGCAGTTTCCCGCTAGCAAACag GTGGCGGAACTGGGAGCGGGGTGACCGACGATATAGATATATGAAGCTAGCTGACTTTAGGAAGGCCTTTGATGAACTTTAG
- the LOC107486496 gene encoding uncharacterized protein LOC107486496 (The sequence of the model RefSeq protein was modified relative to this genomic sequence to represent the inferred CDS: added 37 bases not found in genome assembly) — protein sequence MASTAEPSPYSTSRRRDDESEFNLREWGMKGRIISRENTNSRRYSGSYMRSFREDTRSFRSNITISSTASSPGYPLKDEIDPSTYSFTTALKALQAKASYNSWECLSPDGFALNSKWNEAEKYICNPLSGEVPMECLSAKTLSGRSFRSFTNRITMSAPLVYSSSRHIQAKPSSLIEEDEAAPPQYPIPEKKKEGMTRDVGVQSTPQYLSSSSPSPASTPSIIERSKNRAADSPNSNAKTKSEEEVEVKDTETWETKETVHHQRGKNDWSKHEEQLCRRQGGCFSWMMRKNRQRDTEKQRRNNIFLIHFKGC from the exons CAAGGAGAAGAGATGATGAATCAGAGTTCAATTTGAGAGAATGGGGAATGAAAGGTAGAATAATCAGCAGAGAGAACACCAACTCAAGAAGGTATTCAGGATCATACATGAGAAGCTTTAGAGAAGATACAAGGTCTTTCAGATCAAACATAACCATTTCTAGCACAGCTTCTTCACCAGGATACCCTTTAAAAG ATGAAATAGACCCTTCAACATACTCATTCACCACTGCTCTTAAAG CATTGCAAGCAAAAGCAAGCTATAACAGTTGGGAATGCTTATCCCCAGATGGGTTTGCGTTGAATTCAAAGTGGAATGAAGCAGAAAAGTACATATGCAACCCTCTCTCAGGAGAAGTACCAATGGAGTGTCTATCTGCAAAAACTCTTAGTGGAAGATCATTCAGAAGTTTCACAAACAGAATCACCATGTCTGCTCCTCTAGTTTATTCCTCTTCAAGACATATTCAAGCCAAACCATCTAGTCtcatagaagaagatgaagcagcTCCTCCTCAATACCCCATTCCAG agaagaaaaaagagggaATGACAAGAGATGttggtgttcaaagcacacCTCAATATCTTAGTTCAAGCAGTCCTAGCCCTGCTTCAACACCTTCAATCATAGAAAGGTCAAAAAATAGAGCTGCAGATTCACCTAATTCAAATGCCAAAAcaaaatccgaagaagag GTGGAAGTGAAAGATACAGAAACATGGGAGACAAAAGAAACAGTTCATCATCAAAGAGGAAAGAATGATTGGAGCAAACATGAAGAACAACTTTGCAGAAGGCAAGGTGGTTGCTTTTCTTGGATGATGAGGAAGAATAGGCAGAGAGACactgaaaaacaaagaagaaataaCATCTTTCTCATCCACTTCAAAGGttgctaa
- the LOC110279751 gene encoding uncharacterized protein LOC110279751 → MEDKKVCHQCRGKSENFMRCKNLKKQKQCKLKFCKRCLLNRYGLKIEEVGLLDDWKCPKCRDKCNCSVCLTKKGYKPTGKLIRATKSEGYDSVSQMLDTKGDEILKSVAPIHDDDDDDDDITIAALLLNDKETSSNGQEKRKVSPEGFRKEKKTKKNESPSKENYIDFKQQI, encoded by the exons ATGGAAGATAAAAAAGTTTGCCATCAG TGTCGTGGAAAATCTGAAAATTTTATGAGATGTAAGAAtctgaaaaagcaaaaacaatgtAAACTGAAGTTCTGTAAAAGGTGCCTCTTGAACAG gTACGGATTGAAAATTGAAGAAGTGGGGCTTTTGGATGATTGGAAATGTCCAAAATGCCGAGATAAATGCAACTGCAGTGTTTGCCT AACCAAAAAGGGTTATAAACCTACTGGCAAACTGATCAGGGCAACAAAATCTGAGGGTTATGATTCTGTGTCACAAATGCTTGACACAAAAGGTGACGAAATTCTAAAATCAGTTGCTCCcattcatgatgatgatgatgatgatgatgatatcaCCATAGCAGCGTTATTATTGAACGATAAG GAGACTTCATCCAATggacaagagaaaagaaaggtaTCTCCTGAAGGCtttagaaaggaaaagaaaacgaaaaagaatGAGTCTCCATCAA AAGAGAATTATATCGATTTCAAGCAACAAATTTGA